The Corynebacterium pseudopelargi genome contains a region encoding:
- the rpsF gene encoding 30S ribosomal protein S6 has protein sequence MRHYEVMIILDPSQDERTVAPSLDKFLEIVRKDKGTVEKVDIWGKRKLAYPIAKKEEGIYVVLNLNCESATVLELDRRLNLNDGVLRTKVLRDDK, from the coding sequence ATGCGTCACTACGAAGTCATGATTATTCTGGATCCTTCCCAGGATGAACGCACTGTTGCCCCGTCCCTGGATAAGTTCCTGGAAATCGTCCGTAAGGACAAGGGCACCGTGGAAAAGGTGGATATCTGGGGCAAGCGTAAGCTGGCATACCCCATCGCTAAGAAGGAAGAGGGCATCTACGTGGTGCTCAACCTCAACTGCGAGTCCGCTACCGTGCTTGAGCTCGACCGTCGTCTGAACCTGAACGATGGCGTGCTGCGCACCAAGGTGCTGCGCGACGACAAGTAA
- the wzm gene encoding galactan export ABC transporter permease subunit Wzm/RfbD, whose amino-acid sequence MQDNAEHRNIEATIARITSAGDGDPEPSQSQTLASAWKDLTFGFSQHELWLQLGWQDIKQRYRRSVLGPLWITIATGVMALALGLLYSVLFKIPVAEFLPHVTVGLIMWGFIAGCIKEGSEVFIANEGLIKQLPSALSVHVYRLVWKQTLFLAHNMVIWAILMLIFPRPLGWDLALAVPGLALLIINGVWVSMFFGIVATRYRDFSPLLEALTQLLFYVTPIVWTTETLYAQGGAVSERAAIAKLNPLYHYMEIVRDPLIGKPIEAENWIVVGVCTVVGLFLALLAMKRWRFRVSYWV is encoded by the coding sequence GTGCAGGACAACGCAGAGCATCGCAATATAGAGGCCACCATCGCCCGGATCACCAGTGCTGGTGACGGCGACCCGGAGCCCTCGCAGTCTCAAACGCTCGCCAGTGCCTGGAAGGATCTTACTTTCGGCTTCTCGCAGCACGAGCTTTGGCTGCAATTAGGCTGGCAGGACATCAAGCAACGCTATCGACGCAGTGTGCTCGGCCCGCTTTGGATCACCATCGCCACCGGCGTGATGGCCTTGGCGCTGGGTCTTTTGTACTCGGTATTGTTCAAGATTCCCGTGGCCGAGTTCCTCCCCCACGTCACTGTGGGCTTAATCATGTGGGGCTTTATCGCCGGCTGCATCAAAGAGGGCTCGGAGGTCTTCATCGCCAACGAGGGCTTAATCAAACAGCTCCCCTCAGCACTTTCGGTGCACGTGTATCGCCTGGTGTGGAAGCAAACACTCTTCCTCGCGCACAACATGGTCATTTGGGCCATCTTGATGCTCATTTTCCCCCGCCCTTTGGGTTGGGATCTGGCGCTGGCGGTGCCTGGTTTGGCGCTGTTGATTATCAATGGCGTGTGGGTGTCGATGTTCTTTGGCATCGTGGCTACGCGCTACCGCGATTTCTCCCCGCTGCTTGAGGCCCTCACCCAGCTTCTGTTCTACGTCACCCCCATCGTGTGGACCACCGAGACGCTCTATGCCCAGGGCGGCGCGGTGTCTGAACGTGCGGCCATTGCCAAGCTGAATCCGCTGTATCACTACATGGAGATTGTGCGCGATCCGCTCATTGGTAAGCCGATTGAGGCGGAGAACTGGATCGTGGTGGGCGTTTGCACCGTGGTGGGCCTGTTCTTGGCGCTGCTAGCCATGAAGCGTTGGCGTTTCCGCGTGAGTTATTGGGTTTAA
- the glfT1 gene encoding galactofuranosyltransferase GlfT1, protein MPLKPSDAIAAVIVTHNRPELLAHSLEVVAQQSHPVDWVIVVDNDDDPKVQDLLKQHAGDRGVYLASKHNLGGGGGFAYGFLHALALGADAVWCADDDGRPEGREVLATLLECAARHELEAVSPVVCNLEQPDRLAFPLRRGVQWRRLRSELIDPAHPEDDLLEGIASLFNGAVFSAHALERVGVPDYRLFIRGDEVEYHRRLQRSGLKFGTCLSTAYLHPDGSDEFKPILGGRMHTQYPDQPGKRFFTYRNRGYLMNQPGMRRLLPQEYARFAWFFLVQRRDPKGFGEWLRLHQLGRRERFERP, encoded by the coding sequence ATGCCACTGAAGCCAAGTGATGCCATCGCCGCCGTGATCGTCACCCACAACCGTCCGGAGCTTCTGGCTCATTCCTTAGAGGTGGTGGCACAGCAATCCCACCCGGTGGATTGGGTGATCGTGGTAGACAACGACGACGACCCCAAAGTGCAGGACTTGCTCAAGCAGCACGCGGGCGATCGCGGGGTGTATTTGGCCTCCAAGCACAACCTCGGCGGCGGCGGCGGTTTTGCCTATGGCTTCTTGCACGCCCTCGCCCTTGGTGCCGATGCGGTGTGGTGCGCCGATGATGATGGCCGCCCCGAAGGCCGCGAGGTGTTAGCCACCCTGCTTGAGTGCGCCGCACGCCATGAGCTTGAGGCTGTCTCCCCTGTGGTGTGCAACCTTGAGCAGCCAGATCGCCTTGCCTTCCCCTTGCGCCGCGGTGTGCAGTGGCGCCGGCTGCGCTCTGAACTGATTGATCCAGCCCACCCCGAAGATGATCTGCTTGAAGGCATCGCCTCACTATTTAATGGCGCTGTGTTTTCCGCCCATGCCCTAGAGCGTGTGGGCGTGCCGGATTATCGGCTCTTTATTCGCGGCGATGAGGTGGAATACCACCGCCGCCTGCAGCGCTCCGGCCTGAAATTTGGCACCTGCTTAAGCACTGCCTATTTGCACCCCGATGGCTCCGATGAGTTCAAGCCGATCCTGGGTGGGCGCATGCACACCCAGTACCCGGATCAGCCCGGCAAGCGCTTTTTTACCTACCGCAATCGCGGCTATCTGATGAATCAGCCGGGCATGCGGCGGCTGTTGCCGCAGGAGTATGCGCGCTTTGCCTGGTTCTTCCTTGTGCAGCGCCGCGATCCGAAGGGGTTTGGCGAGTGGCTGCGCCTGCACCAGCTTGGCCGCCGGGAGCGCTTCGAACGCCCCTAG
- a CDS encoding ThiF family adenylyltransferase, with amino-acid sequence MGRHRVRYARQETLIGPKLQEKLFDAHVTCIGAGGLGSPALQYLAAAGIGRITIIDDDHVDESNLHRQVLHNTADVGRPKVESARDALLALNPNVHIEAVHQRLRWPEAMDLIQGQVVLDGSDNFDTRHIVSTACARKGIPHIWAAILGFDAQMSVFWAGHGPLYEDLFPQPPQPGQVPSCAQAGVLGPLVGVMGSAMAMEAIKLITGLGTPLLGTLAYYSSLEQTWDHIPLRSSNTTLNRVLSEPPATQAHAPTITVASFTDTSFTGPATPLIDVREPHEYALTHIPGAQNVPLSAIKAGALVPNNAVLYCQAGIRSEQAYFLLSERGVTGLRSLRGGIDAWEG; translated from the coding sequence ATGGGTAGGCATCGAGTGAGATACGCACGCCAAGAAACACTCATCGGCCCTAAGCTGCAAGAAAAGCTTTTCGACGCCCACGTCACCTGCATCGGCGCCGGCGGATTAGGATCCCCCGCCCTGCAATACCTCGCGGCCGCCGGTATCGGGCGCATCACCATCATCGACGACGACCACGTCGACGAATCCAACCTGCACCGCCAAGTTCTCCACAACACCGCCGACGTGGGCAGACCCAAAGTGGAATCAGCCCGCGACGCACTCTTAGCCTTAAACCCCAACGTGCACATCGAAGCCGTGCACCAGCGACTGCGCTGGCCAGAAGCCATGGACTTAATCCAAGGCCAGGTAGTGCTCGACGGCTCCGATAACTTCGACACCCGTCACATCGTCTCTACCGCCTGCGCCCGCAAAGGCATCCCCCACATCTGGGCCGCAATCTTGGGCTTCGACGCCCAAATGTCCGTGTTCTGGGCAGGTCACGGCCCACTTTACGAAGACCTCTTCCCCCAACCTCCCCAACCAGGCCAAGTGCCAAGCTGCGCCCAAGCCGGCGTCCTCGGCCCCCTCGTCGGCGTCATGGGATCCGCCATGGCCATGGAAGCCATCAAACTCATCACCGGACTCGGCACCCCACTATTAGGCACCCTCGCCTACTACTCATCCCTAGAACAAACCTGGGACCACATACCTTTGCGCAGCTCAAACACCACCCTCAACCGCGTGCTGAGCGAGCCACCAGCCACCCAAGCACACGCCCCCACCATCACCGTCGCCTCCTTTACTGACACCTCCTTCACTGGCCCCGCCACGCCACTCATCGACGTGCGCGAACCCCACGAATACGCCCTCACCCACATCCCCGGCGCCCAAAACGTACCCCTATCCGCCATTAAGGCCGGCGCCCTCGTCCCCAACAACGCAGTGCTCTACTGCCAGGCCGGCATACGCTCCGAGCAGGCATACTTCCTGCTCAGCGAGCGCGGAGTCACGGGACTGCGCAGCCTGCGCGGCGGCATCGACGCCTGGGAGGGCTAA
- the dnaB gene encoding replicative DNA helicase, producing MTNPSFDDDFFPPEPPEEPGPAPRANTREARREPQDIEAEQSVLGAIMLSPHLVADIIELLSPEDFYRPAHQMIYEAIIDLYSDNKEIDAVIVTGQLDRRNQLERVGGAPYVHTLISSVPTSSNARYYAELVAEKALLRQLVHAGTRVAQMGYEGTEGQEVEQVIDLAQQEVFRISKKNKTTDYKALADISESTMKMIEEIDSQGGLAMGVPTGFSDLDKLTNGLHGGQMIIVAARPGVGKSTLALDFVRSCTIKQNKAAVVFSLEMSSEEIAMRLFSAEAEVKLADMRGGHLNQEQWNRLVDRVGRIDQAPLFIDDSANLTMMEIRAKARKLKQDHDIQLIIVDYLQLMSSGKRVESRQQEVSEFSRQLKLLAKELDVPLVAISQLNRGPESRTDKRPQVADLRESGSLEQDADMVMLLYRPDSQNTEDERAGEADIILAKHRGGPIGTVSVAHQLHFSRFVNMPRG from the coding sequence TTGACTAACCCCAGCTTTGACGACGACTTCTTCCCACCCGAGCCACCAGAAGAACCAGGACCTGCACCGCGGGCCAATACCCGCGAAGCACGCCGCGAGCCCCAAGACATTGAGGCAGAACAATCCGTGCTCGGCGCGATCATGCTCAGCCCACACCTGGTGGCCGACATTATCGAGCTGCTCAGCCCCGAAGATTTCTACCGCCCAGCGCACCAGATGATCTACGAGGCGATCATCGATCTCTACTCGGATAATAAAGAGATCGACGCGGTGATCGTCACCGGCCAGCTCGACCGACGCAACCAACTCGAACGCGTAGGCGGGGCACCCTATGTGCACACGCTCATCTCCTCGGTGCCCACCTCCTCTAACGCCCGCTACTACGCCGAATTGGTGGCGGAAAAAGCGCTGCTGCGCCAATTGGTGCACGCCGGTACTCGCGTTGCCCAAATGGGCTATGAGGGCACCGAGGGCCAAGAGGTTGAGCAAGTGATCGACTTGGCTCAGCAAGAAGTCTTCCGCATTTCCAAGAAGAATAAGACCACCGACTACAAGGCCTTGGCGGATATCTCCGAATCCACCATGAAGATGATCGAGGAGATCGACTCTCAAGGCGGCCTGGCCATGGGCGTGCCCACCGGCTTTAGCGACCTAGACAAACTCACCAACGGCCTCCACGGCGGCCAAATGATCATCGTGGCCGCCCGCCCCGGTGTGGGTAAATCCACCCTCGCACTGGACTTCGTGCGCTCCTGCACCATCAAACAAAACAAAGCAGCCGTGGTGTTCTCCCTGGAAATGAGCTCCGAGGAAATCGCCATGCGCTTATTCTCGGCAGAAGCGGAAGTCAAACTAGCCGATATGCGCGGCGGCCACCTCAACCAAGAGCAGTGGAATCGCCTTGTGGATCGCGTAGGGCGCATCGACCAAGCCCCACTGTTTATCGACGACTCCGCCAACCTCACCATGATGGAGATCCGCGCGAAAGCCAGAAAGCTCAAACAAGACCACGATATTCAACTGATCATCGTGGACTACTTGCAGCTCATGAGCTCAGGCAAGCGCGTGGAATCACGCCAGCAAGAAGTCTCCGAATTCTCCCGCCAACTCAAACTGCTGGCCAAAGAACTCGATGTGCCGCTGGTTGCAATCTCGCAGCTCAACCGTGGCCCAGAATCACGTACCGATAAACGCCCCCAGGTGGCCGACCTGCGTGAATCGGGCTCGCTGGAGCAGGACGCCGACATGGTCATGCTCCTCTACCGCCCCGACTCCCAAAACACCGAAGACGAGCGCGCCGGCGAGGCCGACATCATCTTGGCTAAACACCGTGGCGGCCCCATCGGCACCGTGTCTGTGGCGCACCAACTGCACTTCTCGCGCTTTGTGAATATGCCGCGCGGTTAG
- a CDS encoding cysteine desulfurase, producing the protein MAVDVARIRGLYTSLGDGWTYLDAHIQPQIPERVAAAAARAFRSAPTLPRMDAPAEQVGSHAKLAVAPAASGRDMFLAARRAVADLTDTSSDAVILGPSLPVLLSRFSRAARPLLRRDASVVLSRADSRMMNIDAPVRWAEPDVGTGEVPSWQFGGLVDGSTRLIVMQTASPQVGSVHSTYHVAQYVRAASRAWMLIDATPTITYRSARHSDLGADIVAIDGRALGVPGIAALAFRDYTMFPRIDRSAFIDDASPALAMTLASAIDHLADLDESARGTRRNRLARSIEGLAEHGEQLSAALIEALQSMHKVHVFGVTGEVAAGADVDRLPTATFAIEGVPAATIQQRLLTNGLVAAISEADPLLEAMGLGDTEGAITCGLAPFNTVADIDQLARVVASLG; encoded by the coding sequence ATGGCAGTTGATGTAGCTCGGATTCGAGGTCTCTACACCTCGCTGGGCGACGGCTGGACCTACCTGGACGCACACATTCAGCCTCAGATCCCCGAGCGCGTGGCCGCCGCAGCAGCGCGGGCGTTTCGTTCCGCGCCGACCTTGCCGCGCATGGATGCCCCAGCCGAGCAGGTGGGTTCGCACGCCAAGCTGGCCGTTGCCCCCGCAGCCTCTGGCCGCGACATGTTCTTAGCGGCGCGCCGGGCTGTTGCCGATCTCACGGATACTTCTTCCGATGCGGTGATTTTGGGCCCTAGCCTGCCGGTGTTGCTTTCGCGCTTTTCTCGCGCCGCGCGCCCGCTGTTGCGCCGCGATGCCTCGGTGGTGCTCTCCCGCGCCGATTCCCGCATGATGAACATCGATGCGCCCGTGCGCTGGGCCGAACCCGATGTGGGCACCGGCGAGGTGCCGAGCTGGCAATTTGGTGGGCTTGTCGACGGCTCCACGCGCCTCATCGTGATGCAGACCGCATCGCCGCAGGTGGGAAGCGTGCATTCCACCTACCACGTTGCCCAGTACGTTCGCGCCGCCTCGCGTGCTTGGATGCTTATCGACGCCACGCCCACCATCACCTACCGCAGCGCCCGCCACAGCGACCTCGGCGCCGATATCGTCGCCATCGACGGCCGCGCCCTCGGAGTTCCGGGCATCGCAGCACTGGCGTTTCGCGACTACACGATGTTCCCCCGCATCGACCGCAGCGCCTTCATCGACGACGCCTCCCCAGCCTTAGCCATGACCCTGGCCTCGGCCATCGACCACTTAGCTGACCTCGACGAATCCGCCCGCGGCACCCGCAGGAACCGCCTTGCCAGGTCCATCGAGGGCTTAGCCGAGCATGGCGAACAACTCAGCGCCGCCCTCATCGAAGCACTGCAATCCATGCACAAAGTGCACGTCTTTGGCGTGACCGGCGAAGTAGCCGCCGGCGCAGATGTGGATCGGCTGCCCACCGCCACCTTCGCCATCGAGGGAGTACCGGCAGCCACCATCCAGCAGCGGCTGCTTACCAACGGCCTGGTTGCCGCCATCAGCGAAGCAGACCCACTGCTCGAAGCAATGGGTCTAGGAGACACAGAAGGTGCGATCACCTGCGGGCTCGCCCCATTTAATACCGTGGCCGATATTGACCAGCTCGCCCGCGTTGTCGCCAGCCTCGGCTAA
- the wzt gene encoding galactan export ABC transporter ATP-binding subunit Wzt/RfbE yields MVSIDTYDACVDFPIFDAKSRSMKKAFLGAAGGAIGRNQDNTVVVEALKNVNLHLREGDRIGLVGHNGAGKSTLLRLLSGIYEPTRGSAHIRGRVAPVFDLGVGMDPEISGYENIVIRGLFLGQTRKQMKQKMDEIAEFTELGEYLSMPLRTYSTGMRIRLALGVVTSIEPEILLLDEGIGAVDAAFMAKARTRLQELVKRSGILVFASHSNDFLVQLCDTALWVDHGEIRQAGAVDQIVEAYEGPKAGEHVRRLQQRIAQEQAERGA; encoded by the coding sequence ATGGTTTCAATTGATACTTATGACGCCTGCGTCGATTTCCCAATTTTCGACGCCAAATCTCGTTCCATGAAAAAGGCCTTCCTCGGTGCCGCTGGCGGTGCCATCGGGCGCAACCAAGACAACACCGTGGTGGTTGAGGCCTTAAAGAACGTCAATCTTCACCTCCGCGAAGGCGACCGCATCGGCCTCGTTGGCCACAATGGCGCGGGCAAGTCCACCCTCTTGCGTCTGCTTTCTGGCATTTATGAGCCCACCCGCGGCTCCGCGCATATTCGTGGCCGCGTGGCCCCCGTCTTTGACCTGGGTGTGGGCATGGACCCGGAGATCTCCGGTTACGAAAATATCGTCATCCGTGGCCTGTTCCTTGGCCAGACCCGCAAGCAGATGAAGCAGAAGATGGACGAGATCGCCGAATTTACCGAGCTCGGCGAATACCTCTCCATGCCGCTTCGCACCTACTCCACCGGTATGCGCATCCGCCTGGCTTTGGGCGTGGTTACCTCCATCGAGCCTGAGATCTTGCTTCTCGACGAAGGCATCGGCGCCGTCGATGCTGCCTTCATGGCCAAGGCACGTACTCGTTTGCAGGAGCTGGTGAAACGCTCAGGCATCTTGGTTTTTGCCTCTCACTCCAATGATTTCCTGGTGCAGCTTTGCGATACTGCCCTCTGGGTAGACCACGGGGAAATCCGCCAAGCCGGTGCCGTGGATCAGATCGTCGAGGCCTATGAAGGCCCCAAAGCCGGTGAGCATGTGCGCCGTTTGCAGCAGCGCATCGCCCAGGAACAAGCAGAGCGGGGAGCCTAA
- a CDS encoding glycoside hydrolase family 15 protein, whose translation MNAHPAHQAERHLATPLEDYALLSDLQTGPLVSREGSVDWLCLPRFDSPAVFTSILGTPDDGRWKLSMRGGQVTERRYLDNTFILETIWETPTGKARVLDYLPPSSVQADLIRSVECLEGEVTVTHDLRVRFSYARALPWFRSAEVEETGEEVLLCTAGPDGIVISGPKLFDTTAPEEDHTGGAVVPRLVGDFPLRAGETLDWSLTWFPSWQQVPTPAQPRQAFELTYDFWTNWLSNLEVDSPWKEQVTRSLLVLRALTHSDTGGIVAAPTASLPEDFGGVRNWDYRYTWLRDAALTVEVMVSHGFVQGATDWRNWLLRAVAGDVENLQIMYGLGGERELAEQELPHLKGYENSTPVRIGNGAADQYQADVVGEVMLALARLRDAGYPEDEFSWGLQKRLIEYTINNIHRKDHGIWEMRGELHYFTHGRVMMWAAFNEAIRAVEEHGLDGDAELWRYHRDALYDEIMARGFNKEEGSFTQTYDNTEVDASLLQLPHTGFIRAEDPKMLGTVAKIEKELVDAHGFVYRYRTEGGMDGIEGDEYPFLICTFWYIEQLAASGQLEQARERMWQLVGIANDLGLLAEEYDPASQRLAGNFPQAFSHLALIRAADAIARAEGAHLD comes from the coding sequence ATGAATGCCCATCCAGCCCACCAAGCCGAGCGACACCTCGCCACCCCACTGGAAGACTATGCCCTGCTCTCCGACCTCCAAACAGGCCCATTAGTATCCCGAGAAGGCAGCGTGGACTGGCTATGCCTCCCGCGATTTGATTCCCCCGCAGTGTTCACCTCAATCCTGGGCACCCCAGACGATGGCCGCTGGAAACTCAGCATGCGCGGAGGCCAAGTAACCGAGCGACGCTACCTCGACAACACCTTCATCCTCGAAACCATCTGGGAAACACCCACCGGCAAAGCCCGCGTGCTGGACTACCTGCCGCCCTCCTCAGTGCAAGCAGACCTGATCCGCAGCGTGGAATGCCTCGAAGGCGAAGTCACCGTCACCCACGATCTGCGCGTGCGCTTCTCCTACGCGCGCGCCCTGCCGTGGTTTAGAAGCGCAGAGGTAGAAGAAACCGGCGAAGAAGTCCTGCTGTGCACCGCAGGGCCAGACGGCATCGTGATCTCCGGGCCAAAGCTCTTCGATACCACCGCGCCAGAAGAAGACCACACCGGCGGTGCCGTAGTGCCGCGCCTGGTGGGCGATTTCCCCCTGCGTGCAGGCGAAACACTGGACTGGTCGCTTACCTGGTTCCCCTCCTGGCAACAAGTGCCCACCCCAGCACAGCCACGCCAAGCCTTCGAGCTCACCTACGATTTCTGGACCAATTGGCTATCCAACCTCGAGGTAGATTCGCCCTGGAAAGAGCAAGTCACCCGCTCCCTGCTGGTGCTTCGCGCGCTTACCCACTCCGATACCGGCGGCATCGTCGCTGCCCCCACCGCCTCCTTGCCGGAAGATTTCGGCGGCGTGCGCAACTGGGATTATCGCTACACCTGGCTGCGCGATGCAGCCTTGACGGTGGAGGTGATGGTGAGCCACGGCTTTGTCCAAGGTGCCACCGATTGGCGCAACTGGCTGCTGCGCGCCGTGGCCGGCGATGTAGAAAACCTGCAGATCATGTACGGTCTTGGCGGCGAGCGCGAGTTGGCAGAACAAGAACTGCCGCACTTGAAGGGCTATGAAAATTCCACGCCCGTGCGCATTGGCAACGGCGCCGCCGATCAGTACCAAGCAGATGTGGTGGGCGAGGTCATGCTCGCGCTTGCTCGCCTGCGTGATGCCGGATACCCCGAAGACGAATTCTCTTGGGGCCTGCAAAAACGCCTGATCGAGTACACCATTAACAATATTCACCGCAAAGACCACGGCATCTGGGAAATGCGAGGCGAGCTGCACTACTTCACCCACGGGCGAGTGATGATGTGGGCTGCCTTTAATGAGGCCATTCGCGCCGTCGAAGAACACGGCCTCGACGGGGATGCGGAGCTGTGGCGCTACCACCGCGACGCCCTCTACGACGAGATTATGGCCAGGGGCTTCAACAAGGAAGAGGGCAGCTTCACCCAAACCTATGACAACACCGAAGTAGATGCCTCCCTGCTGCAATTGCCGCACACCGGATTCATCCGCGCCGAAGATCCAAAGATGCTGGGCACGGTAGCAAAGATCGAAAAGGAGCTTGTCGACGCCCACGGCTTCGTCTACCGCTACCGCACCGAAGGGGGCATGGACGGCATCGAGGGCGATGAGTACCCATTTTTGATCTGCACCTTCTGGTACATCGAACAGCTCGCGGCCTCCGGTCAACTCGAACAAGCCCGCGAACGCATGTGGCAGCTCGTAGGTATTGCCAACGATCTTGGCCTGCTGGCAGAAGAATACGATCCCGCATCGCAGCGCCTAGCCGGCAACTTCCCCCAAGCCTTCTCACACCTGGCACTGATCCGCGCCGCAGACGCCATCGCCCGCGCCGAAGGAGCACACCTTGACTAA
- a CDS encoding NAD(P)H-quinone oxidoreductase: MKAIQVQDDQQLVLADVERPELKPGEVLVKVKAVGVNRADLLQAAGHYPPPPGTSEVLGLECAGVIEDAGDTDREQGEKVACLLAGGAYAEYVAVPEGQLMPIPEGYSFEEAASVVEVACTVWSNLGMLAGLEPGQTLLIHGGAGGIGTFAIQLAKHLGLTVAVTAGSKEKLEACKDLGADILINYKEEDFAEVLKNKCDRILDIIGAKYLDQNVKALAKDGHMVIIGMQGGVKGELNIGRLLSKRGTISATALRARDLDDKANIVRSTTEHIWPLLAKGVIRHHIHQTLPLEQAQRAHQMLQDGEVTGKLVLSV; this comes from the coding sequence ATGAAGGCAATTCAGGTACAAGACGATCAACAATTGGTGCTCGCTGATGTCGAGCGCCCGGAGCTCAAGCCGGGCGAGGTGCTGGTGAAGGTGAAGGCTGTGGGTGTGAACCGCGCTGATCTTCTTCAAGCAGCCGGCCATTATCCGCCGCCGCCTGGCACTTCTGAGGTGCTGGGCCTGGAGTGCGCGGGCGTCATTGAGGATGCTGGCGATACTGATCGCGAGCAGGGTGAGAAGGTTGCTTGCTTGCTCGCTGGTGGGGCTTATGCCGAGTATGTGGCTGTTCCTGAAGGTCAGCTCATGCCAATCCCCGAGGGCTATTCCTTTGAAGAGGCCGCCTCTGTGGTGGAGGTCGCCTGCACTGTGTGGTCAAATCTTGGGATGCTCGCGGGCTTAGAGCCTGGTCAAACGCTGCTGATTCATGGTGGCGCTGGCGGCATTGGCACCTTCGCTATTCAGTTGGCTAAGCACCTTGGCCTCACAGTGGCTGTGACTGCTGGTTCCAAGGAGAAGTTGGAGGCGTGCAAGGATCTGGGCGCGGATATCCTCATCAATTACAAGGAGGAGGATTTTGCTGAGGTGTTGAAGAACAAGTGCGATCGCATCCTCGACATCATCGGTGCGAAGTACTTGGATCAGAATGTGAAGGCCTTGGCTAAGGATGGCCACATGGTCATCATTGGCATGCAAGGTGGCGTGAAGGGCGAGTTGAATATTGGCCGCCTGCTTTCTAAGCGCGGCACCATCTCGGCCACTGCGCTGCGTGCTCGTGATTTGGATGATAAGGCCAATATTGTGCGCAGCACGACTGAGCACATTTGGCCTTTGTTGGCCAAGGGTGTGATTCGCCACCACATCCATCAAACGCTGCCGCTTGAGCAAGCTCAGCGCGCGCACCAGATGCTTCAGGATGGAGAAGTCACCGGCAAGCTGGTGCTCAGCGTTTAG
- the rplI gene encoding 50S ribosomal protein L9, whose protein sequence is MKLILTADVDKLGVAGDIVEVKNGYGRNFLLPRGLAIVATRGAEKQVEGIKRAQEARAVRDLDHAKELKEELAKLEGVEVAVRTSEKGKIFGSVKSEDVAQAVKKAGGPTLDKRAIIVPKNLVKSTGDYSVDVKLHSDVEAKVNFKVVSA, encoded by the coding sequence ATGAAGCTGATCCTCACCGCCGATGTTGACAAGCTCGGTGTCGCTGGCGACATCGTCGAGGTCAAGAACGGCTATGGACGTAACTTCCTGCTTCCCCGCGGCCTGGCTATTGTGGCTACCCGCGGCGCTGAGAAGCAGGTTGAGGGCATCAAGCGCGCCCAGGAAGCTCGCGCCGTGCGCGACCTGGACCACGCTAAGGAGCTCAAGGAAGAGCTGGCAAAGCTCGAAGGCGTAGAGGTTGCCGTGCGCACCTCCGAGAAGGGCAAGATCTTCGGCTCCGTAAAGTCTGAAGACGTTGCTCAGGCAGTGAAGAAGGCCGGCGGTCCTACCCTGGACAAGCGCGCCATCATCGTGCCCAAGAACCTGGTAAAGTCCACCGGCGATTACTCCGTGGACGTCAAGCTGCACAGCGATGTAGAAGCCAAGGTGAACTTCAAGGTCGTTTCCGCTTAA
- a CDS encoding single-stranded DNA-binding protein — MAIGDVNITVVGNMVADPELRYGPSGAAVANFRIASTPRRYDSQSNQWVDGDALFLQCSVWRQAAENVAQTLTKGMRVIVTGRLKQRSYQTREGENRTVMELEVEEVGPSLKYATAQVDRNSRDGGNFRGGQGGNQGNQGGFGGGNAGGFGGNQGGFGGNQAPSNDPWNSAPQQGGFGGDDSEPPF, encoded by the coding sequence ATGGCTATTGGCGACGTCAATATCACCGTGGTTGGCAACATGGTTGCCGATCCTGAACTGCGCTACGGCCCGAGCGGGGCTGCGGTGGCGAATTTCCGCATCGCGTCCACGCCTCGCCGCTACGACTCGCAGAGTAATCAGTGGGTCGATGGCGATGCATTGTTCCTTCAGTGCTCCGTGTGGCGCCAGGCAGCAGAGAACGTGGCACAAACCCTGACTAAGGGCATGCGCGTGATCGTCACTGGCCGACTGAAGCAGCGCTCCTATCAAACGCGTGAAGGTGAAAACCGCACCGTGATGGAGCTGGAAGTTGAAGAGGTCGGCCCCTCCTTGAAGTACGCCACCGCCCAGGTGGATCGTAACTCCCGCGATGGTGGAAACTTCCGCGGCGGCCAGGGTGGAAACCAGGGCAATCAAGGTGGTTTTGGTGGCGGCAACGCTGGCGGCTTTGGTGGCAACCAGGGTGGCTTCGGCGGCAATCAGGCTCCGAGCAATGATCCTTGGAATAGCGCACCTCAGCAGGGTGGCTTTGGCGGAGATGACTCCGAGCCGCCGTTCTAA